A genomic stretch from Mycobacterium paraterrae includes:
- a CDS encoding TetR/AcrR family transcriptional regulator codes for MPSGQRSRRWSGVPLEDRQALRREELIAAGVQLLGEASGPAVTVRAVCRQAELTERYFYESFADRDEFVRAVYDDVCSRAMTALMSAATPREAVERFVALMVDDPVRGRVLLLAPAVEPVLVRSGAQWMPNFIDLLQGKLTQIGDPVRQKMVATSLIGGLTALFTAYLDGRLTASREQFIDYCVDMLLSRASTG; via the coding sequence GTGCCGTCCGGTCAACGTTCGCGGCGCTGGTCTGGCGTCCCGCTGGAGGATCGCCAGGCCCTGCGACGCGAGGAACTCATCGCCGCCGGCGTGCAACTTCTCGGCGAGGCGAGCGGTCCGGCGGTGACCGTGCGGGCCGTGTGCCGACAGGCTGAGCTGACCGAACGCTACTTCTACGAAAGCTTCGCCGACCGCGACGAGTTCGTCCGGGCCGTCTACGACGACGTCTGCTCCCGGGCGATGACGGCGCTGATGTCCGCCGCGACTCCGCGCGAGGCCGTCGAACGGTTCGTCGCGCTGATGGTCGACGACCCGGTGCGCGGGCGGGTACTCCTCCTGGCCCCGGCGGTCGAACCGGTGCTGGTTCGGTCGGGCGCGCAATGGATGCCCAACTTCATCGACCTGTTGCAGGGCAAGCTAACCCAGATCGGCGACCCGGTGCGCCAGAAGATGGTGGCGACTAGCCTGATCGGCGGCCTGACCGCGTTGTTCACCGCCTACCTGGACGGACGCCTGACGGCCAGCCGCGAACAGTTCATCGACTACTGCGTCGACATGCTGCTCAGCAGGGCCTCGACAGGCTGA
- a CDS encoding acyl-ACP desaturase, which produces MPDPKDLDLLRELEPVVEKYMNRHESVHKPWNPHDYIPWSDGKNFYALGGQDWEPGQSKLTDVAQVAMVQNLMTEDNLPSYHREIAMSMGMDGAWGQWVNRWTAEENRHGIALRDYLVVTRAIDPIELEKLRMEVVNRGFSPGQNRQVRDDLFCDNLFDSIVYVTFQELATRISHRNTGKACNEPIADQLLAKISADENLHMIFYRDVTEAGFEIEPDKAMRSLHKVLHNFQMPGYQVPEFRRKAVMIAVGGVYDPRIHLDDVVMPVLKKWRIFEREDFSGESARLRDELAVLIKELEVSCDKFEISKQRQLDREARTGKRVTAEELHHTAGTLTLSRR; this is translated from the coding sequence GTGCCAGATCCTAAGGACCTGGACCTGCTGCGTGAACTCGAGCCGGTTGTCGAGAAGTACATGAACCGCCACGAGAGCGTGCACAAGCCGTGGAACCCGCACGACTACATCCCGTGGTCGGACGGCAAGAACTTCTACGCGCTCGGCGGCCAGGACTGGGAGCCTGGACAGTCCAAGCTGACCGATGTCGCGCAGGTCGCCATGGTGCAGAACCTGATGACCGAGGACAACCTGCCGTCGTATCACCGTGAGATCGCGATGAGCATGGGCATGGACGGCGCGTGGGGCCAGTGGGTCAACCGTTGGACCGCCGAGGAGAACCGGCACGGCATCGCGCTGCGCGACTACTTGGTCGTCACCCGCGCGATCGACCCCATCGAGCTGGAGAAGCTCCGCATGGAGGTGGTGAACCGCGGCTTCAGCCCGGGCCAGAACCGCCAGGTCCGCGACGATCTGTTCTGCGACAACCTGTTCGACTCGATCGTCTACGTCACGTTCCAGGAACTCGCCACCCGCATCTCGCACCGCAACACCGGCAAGGCCTGCAACGAGCCGATCGCCGATCAGCTGCTGGCGAAGATCTCGGCCGACGAGAACCTGCACATGATCTTCTACCGTGACGTCACCGAGGCCGGCTTCGAGATCGAGCCGGATAAGGCGATGCGCTCGTTGCACAAGGTGCTGCACAACTTCCAGATGCCGGGCTATCAGGTGCCCGAATTCCGCCGCAAGGCCGTGATGATCGCCGTCGGCGGCGTCTACGACCCGCGCATCCACCTCGACGACGTGGTGATGCCCGTCCTGAAGAAGTGGCGGATCTTCGAGCGGGAAGACTTCAGCGGCGAGTCGGCCCGGCTGCGCGACGAACTGGCGGTCCTGATCAAGGAGCTCGAAGTGTCGTGCGACAAGTTCGAGATCTCCAAGCAGCGTCAGCTCGACCGCGAGGCTCGCACCGGTAAGCGCGTCACCGCCGAGGAGCTGCATCACACCGCGGGCACGCTGACGCTCAGCCGACGGTAG
- the dusB gene encoding tRNA dihydrouridine synthase DusB encodes MAGVTNVAFRTLCRELEQQRVGTVSGLYVCEMVTARALVERHPVTMHMTTFSADETPRSLQLYTVDPATTYAAVKMIADENLADHVDMNFGCPVPKVTRRGGGAALPYKRQLFGQIVAAAVRGTEGTDIPVTVKYRIGIDDEHHTHLEAGKIAESEGAAAVALHARTAAQRYSGTADWEQIARLKQHVRTIPVLGNGDIFEANDALAMMAMTGCDGVVIGRGCLGRPWLFAELSAAFTGSAAPTPPTLGEVANIIRRHGELLSAHFGEDKGMRDMRKHIAWYLHGFPAGSDVRRALALVKTLDELDRLLDKLDGDIPFPSAASGPRGRQGSPARVALPEGWLADRDDCTVPAGADVMHSGG; translated from the coding sequence ATGGCCGGCGTGACGAACGTTGCCTTCCGGACCTTGTGTCGGGAGCTCGAGCAGCAGCGCGTCGGCACGGTCAGCGGACTGTACGTCTGCGAGATGGTGACTGCGCGTGCCTTGGTCGAGCGGCATCCGGTCACCATGCACATGACGACCTTTTCCGCCGACGAGACGCCACGGTCCTTGCAGCTCTACACCGTTGACCCGGCCACCACGTACGCGGCGGTCAAGATGATCGCCGACGAGAACCTCGCCGATCACGTCGATATGAATTTCGGCTGCCCGGTCCCCAAGGTCACTCGTCGTGGCGGTGGGGCCGCGCTGCCCTATAAGCGGCAACTGTTCGGCCAGATCGTCGCCGCGGCCGTCCGCGGCACCGAGGGCACCGACATCCCGGTGACCGTGAAGTACCGGATCGGGATCGACGACGAGCACCACACCCACCTCGAAGCCGGCAAGATCGCCGAGTCCGAAGGCGCAGCGGCGGTGGCACTGCATGCCCGCACGGCCGCCCAGCGCTATTCCGGAACCGCGGACTGGGAACAGATCGCCCGGCTCAAGCAACACGTGCGGACCATCCCCGTGCTGGGCAACGGCGACATCTTCGAGGCCAACGACGCGCTGGCAATGATGGCGATGACCGGGTGCGACGGCGTGGTGATCGGCCGCGGCTGCTTGGGCCGGCCGTGGTTGTTCGCCGAGCTGTCGGCGGCGTTCACGGGAAGCGCGGCCCCGACGCCCCCCACTCTGGGTGAGGTCGCGAACATCATTCGGCGGCACGGCGAGCTGCTCAGTGCACACTTCGGCGAAGACAAAGGCATGCGTGACATGCGCAAACACATCGCTTGGTACTTGCATGGCTTTCCCGCCGGCTCGGACGTGCGGCGCGCGCTGGCCCTGGTCAAGACCCTCGACGAGCTCGATCGGCTGCTGGACAAGCTCGATGGAGACATCCCGTTTCCGAGTGCGGCGAGCGGGCCGCGCGGCCGGCAGGGCTCACCGGCGCGGGTGGCGCTACCCGAGGGCTGGCTGGCCGATCGTGACGACTGCACGGTTCCGGCCGGCGCCGACGTGATGCACTCGGGCGGCTAG
- a CDS encoding LCP family protein, translated as MSDGDSATHGPDADDIGLTGTPPGSRGAAPWERFGTAPTATIVHQWVGPSAMREPVESTAPLDPADHGNGNGSHDTSGNHAEGGLSVAELIAKIGGAATDRPRRHHAAPDTETNEPAPSADQPEDYNPYELLSPADYSDELPNLDAIRRVAVLGDTDAEKTTVLPAAPANLLETTDDDDVAPERKRKPKPKRRKHGGLMLAGRMAVATTAAAALAMTGGAYQWSTSKNHRLNTVSALDPGSHDIVDANAQYGDEDFLIVGMDSRAGANANMNVGTTEDAGGARSDTIMLVNIPANRKRVVAVSFPRDLAITPIQCEAWNPDTGEYGPIYDSDTKKWGPKNVYTETKLNSTFSFGGPKCLVKEIQKLSGLSINRFIAVDFAGFAKMVDALGGVEVCSTTPLRDYELGTVLAHAGRQLIDSKTALNYVRARNITTENNGDYGRIKRQQLFLSSLLRSLISKETFLSLNKLNSVVNMFISNSYVDNIKTKDLVQLGQSVQGMNAGHVSFVTVPTGITDENGDEPPRTADMRALFDSIINDDPLPGENNMNATSSPPTTTANSKAQSSRSADPHPEHLQAVAAAPQDVTVQVSNSTAKSGLAGTASSQLKRRGFRVKSPDDYPSPLKTTKVLYSPGNEQAAATVAGSFPNSKVERITGTGQVVQVVLGSDFTAVGSPPAAGSPVSLQVERNASSPASKLPDDLTVTNAADTHCE; from the coding sequence ATGAGTGACGGCGATTCAGCCACTCACGGCCCCGACGCCGACGACATAGGACTTACCGGAACGCCGCCGGGTTCGCGCGGCGCCGCGCCGTGGGAACGGTTCGGCACCGCCCCGACGGCCACCATTGTCCATCAATGGGTCGGCCCGTCAGCGATGCGCGAACCCGTTGAATCCACTGCGCCGCTCGATCCCGCCGACCACGGCAATGGCAACGGCAGTCACGACACCTCCGGAAACCACGCTGAAGGCGGCCTCAGCGTCGCGGAACTGATCGCCAAGATCGGTGGAGCCGCCACCGATCGCCCCCGCCGTCACCATGCCGCCCCGGACACCGAGACGAACGAACCCGCGCCGTCCGCGGATCAACCGGAGGACTACAACCCGTACGAGCTGCTCAGCCCGGCGGACTACTCCGATGAGCTGCCCAATTTGGATGCCATTCGCCGCGTCGCGGTGCTGGGAGACACCGACGCCGAGAAGACGACGGTCTTACCGGCCGCACCCGCAAACCTGCTCGAGACCACGGATGACGACGACGTCGCGCCCGAGCGGAAACGCAAGCCCAAGCCGAAGCGGCGCAAACACGGCGGGCTGATGCTCGCCGGCCGCATGGCAGTGGCCACCACCGCCGCGGCGGCGCTCGCGATGACCGGCGGCGCTTACCAGTGGAGCACGTCGAAAAACCACCGACTCAACACCGTCAGCGCGCTGGACCCGGGCTCGCACGACATCGTCGACGCCAACGCCCAGTACGGCGACGAAGACTTCCTGATTGTCGGCATGGACTCCCGCGCCGGGGCGAACGCCAACATGAACGTCGGCACCACCGAGGACGCCGGCGGTGCCCGCTCGGACACCATCATGCTGGTGAACATCCCGGCCAACCGTAAACGCGTTGTGGCCGTGTCCTTTCCGCGTGATCTGGCGATCACGCCGATCCAGTGCGAGGCATGGAATCCCGACACCGGCGAATACGGTCCCATCTATGACTCGGACACCAAGAAGTGGGGCCCCAAGAACGTCTACACCGAGACGAAGCTCAACTCGACGTTCTCGTTCGGCGGCCCGAAATGCTTGGTCAAAGAGATCCAGAAGCTGTCCGGGCTGAGCATCAACCGGTTCATCGCGGTCGATTTCGCCGGGTTCGCGAAGATGGTCGACGCGCTCGGCGGCGTCGAGGTGTGCAGCACCACCCCGCTGAGGGACTACGAGCTCGGCACCGTGCTGGCCCACGCCGGCCGGCAGCTGATCGACTCCAAGACCGCACTGAACTACGTGCGCGCCCGCAACATCACGACCGAGAACAACGGTGACTACGGCCGCATCAAACGTCAGCAGCTGTTCCTGTCCTCGCTGCTGCGATCGCTGATCTCCAAGGAGACGTTCCTCTCGCTGAACAAGCTGAACAGCGTCGTGAACATGTTCATCAGCAACAGCTACGTCGACAACATCAAGACCAAAGACCTTGTCCAACTTGGCCAGTCGGTACAGGGCATGAACGCCGGCCACGTCTCGTTCGTAACCGTGCCCACCGGAATCACCGACGAGAACGGCGACGAGCCGCCGCGGACCGCTGACATGCGGGCGTTGTTCGACTCGATCATCAACGACGACCCGTTGCCCGGTGAGAACAACATGAACGCCACCTCGAGCCCGCCGACCACGACAGCGAACAGCAAGGCTCAGTCCAGCCGGTCCGCCGATCCGCACCCCGAGCACCTGCAGGCCGTCGCCGCGGCGCCACAAGACGTCACCGTGCAGGTATCCAACTCCACTGCCAAGTCCGGCCTGGCCGGGACGGCGAGCAGCCAGCTGAAGCGCCGCGGCTTCCGGGTGAAGTCACCCGACGACTACCCGAGCCCCCTCAAGACCACCAAGGTGCTGTACTCCCCGGGCAACGAGCAAGCCGCCGCCACCGTCGCGGGATCGTTCCCGAACTCCAAAGTCGAGCGGATCACCGGAACCGGGCAGGTGGTGCAAGTGGTTCTCGGATCAGATTTCACCGCCGTCGGGTCGCCCCCGGCGGCCGGTTCGCCGGTCAGCTTGCAGGTCGAGCGCAACGCCAGTAGCCCGGCCAGCAAACTTCCCGACGACCTAACCGTCACCAACGCCGCCGACACCCACTGCGAATAG
- the phoU gene encoding phosphate signaling complex protein PhoU produces the protein MRTAYHEQLSELSEQLGAMCGLAGEAMERATQALLQADLVLAEQVMSDHEKIAELSAHAEESAFVLLALQAPVAGDLRAIVGAIQMVADIDRMGALALHVAKIARRRHPQKTLPEEVNGYFAEMGRLAVELGNSAQEVLQSRDPEKAARIRQEDDAMDDLHRHLFTVLMDREWKHGVAAAVDVTLLGRFYERFADHAVEVARRVIFQATGHLPEDASVAPQS, from the coding sequence ATGCGCACCGCCTACCACGAGCAGCTCTCGGAGCTGTCCGAACAGTTGGGAGCGATGTGCGGGCTGGCCGGCGAGGCGATGGAGCGGGCAACGCAGGCACTGCTGCAGGCCGACCTGGTACTCGCCGAGCAGGTCATGTCCGACCACGAAAAGATCGCCGAGCTGAGCGCGCACGCCGAGGAGAGCGCGTTCGTGCTGCTGGCCCTGCAGGCGCCGGTCGCCGGCGATCTGCGCGCCATCGTGGGCGCCATCCAGATGGTCGCCGACATCGACCGCATGGGGGCGCTGGCCTTGCACGTCGCCAAGATCGCCCGCCGACGTCACCCGCAGAAGACGCTGCCTGAGGAAGTCAACGGCTACTTCGCCGAAATGGGGCGGCTCGCAGTCGAATTGGGTAACAGCGCGCAAGAAGTGCTGCAGTCGCGCGACCCAGAGAAGGCCGCCCGCATCCGCCAAGAAGACGACGCGATGGACGACCTGCACCGCCACTTGTTCACGGTGTTGATGGACCGGGAATGGAAGCATGGCGTGGCCGCGGCCGTCGACGTGACGCTACTCGGCCGCTTCTACGAGAGATTCGCCGACCACGCCGTGGAGGTGGCCCGCCGGGTCATTTTCCAGGCCACCGGACATCTCCCCGAAGACGCGTCCGTCGCCCCACAAAGCTAG
- the pstB gene encoding phosphate ABC transporter ATP-binding protein PstB, with protein MAKRLDLKEVNIFYGAFQAVADVSLSVLPRSVTAFIGPSGCGKTTVLRTLNRMHEVTPGARMQGRVLLDDDDIYGSGIDPVGVRRAIGMVFQRPNPFPTMSIRDNVVAGLKLQGVRNRKLLDDTAEYALRGANLWDEVKDRLDRPGGGLSGGQQQRLCIARAIAVQPDVLLMDEPCSSLDPISTMAIEDLIAELKQEYTIVIVTHNMQQAARVSDHTAFFNLEGVGKPGRLIEIDDTEKIFSNPTQKATEDYISGRFG; from the coding sequence ATGGCTAAGCGGTTGGACCTCAAAGAGGTCAACATTTTCTACGGCGCGTTCCAGGCGGTCGCCGACGTCTCACTGTCGGTGCTGCCGCGCAGCGTGACGGCGTTCATCGGTCCGTCGGGGTGCGGTAAGACGACGGTGCTGCGGACGCTGAACCGGATGCACGAGGTGACGCCCGGGGCGCGCATGCAGGGCAGAGTGTTGCTCGACGACGACGATATCTACGGCTCCGGCATCGACCCGGTCGGGGTGCGGCGCGCGATCGGGATGGTGTTCCAGCGGCCAAACCCGTTCCCCACCATGTCGATTCGCGACAATGTGGTAGCCGGTCTGAAGCTGCAGGGCGTGCGCAATCGCAAGCTGCTCGACGACACCGCGGAGTACGCGCTGCGTGGGGCAAACCTGTGGGACGAGGTCAAGGACCGGCTGGATCGGCCCGGCGGCGGGCTGTCCGGCGGTCAGCAGCAGCGGCTGTGCATCGCGCGGGCGATCGCCGTGCAACCCGACGTGCTGCTGATGGACGAGCCCTGCTCGTCGCTGGACCCGATTTCCACGATGGCGATCGAGGATCTGATCGCAGAACTCAAGCAGGAGTACACCATCGTGATCGTCACGCACAACATGCAGCAGGCGGCGCGGGTCAGCGACCACACCGCGTTCTTCAACCTCGAGGGGGTCGGCAAGCCGGGTCGACTGATCGAGATCGATGACACCGAGAAGATCTTTTCCAACCCGACGCAGAAGGCCACCGAGGACTACATCTCCGGTCGCTTCGGCTGA
- the pstA gene encoding phosphate ABC transporter permease PstA, whose translation MTSLLDRPLKARGFTGVSRRRRAADAVATVLVTCAVAVALVPLIWLLYSVVAKGFGAVKSTVWWTHSQADMTAFIAGGGAYHAIVGTVLQGLVCAAISIPIGVFVAIYLVEYAGDSAMGKLTSFMVDILTGVPSIVAALFIYALLIATLGLPRSGFAVSLALVLLMIPVIVRTTEEMLHIVPVELREASYALGVPNWRTITKIVLPAGMSGIITGILLALARVMGETAPLLVLVGYSQAMNFNIFGGFMGSLPGMMYDQTSAGAGTSVIPTNRLWGAALTLITLIAVINLVARVVSRVFAPKWSGRNSDG comes from the coding sequence ATGACGTCGCTGCTGGACCGGCCGCTCAAGGCGCGTGGCTTCACCGGTGTGAGCAGGCGTCGACGCGCAGCCGACGCCGTCGCCACCGTCTTGGTCACCTGCGCGGTGGCGGTGGCGCTGGTCCCGTTGATCTGGCTGCTGTACTCCGTGGTGGCCAAAGGCTTCGGCGCTGTGAAATCCACTGTGTGGTGGACACATTCCCAAGCAGATATGACGGCGTTCATTGCCGGCGGCGGCGCATACCACGCGATCGTCGGAACGGTGTTGCAAGGACTGGTGTGCGCGGCCATCTCCATACCGATCGGGGTGTTCGTCGCCATCTACCTGGTCGAGTACGCCGGCGACAGCGCAATGGGCAAGCTGACCAGCTTCATGGTGGACATCCTGACCGGTGTGCCGTCGATCGTCGCCGCGCTGTTCATCTATGCGTTGTTGATTGCCACGCTGGGACTTCCGCGATCCGGGTTCGCGGTGTCGCTGGCGCTGGTGCTGCTGATGATCCCGGTGATCGTCCGCACCACCGAGGAGATGCTGCATATCGTCCCGGTGGAGCTTCGCGAGGCGAGTTACGCACTGGGCGTGCCGAATTGGCGGACGATCACCAAGATCGTGCTGCCGGCCGGGATGTCCGGCATCATCACCGGGATCCTGCTGGCGCTCGCCCGGGTGATGGGCGAGACCGCTCCACTTCTGGTCCTGGTCGGCTACTCGCAGGCGATGAACTTCAACATCTTCGGCGGCTTCATGGGGTCGTTGCCAGGCATGATGTACGACCAAACGTCGGCGGGGGCCGGCACCAGTGTGATTCCCACCAATCGGCTGTGGGGCGCCGCCCTGACGCTGATCACGCTGATTGCCGTCATTAACCTGGTGGCCAGAGTCGTCTCACGAGTCTTTGCTCCCAAGTGGTCAGGCAGGAATTCCGATGGCTAA
- the pstC gene encoding phosphate ABC transporter permease subunit PstC, translated as MVKRSRGDRIFRGLAESSGALIIVLIAAIGLFLLMRAIPALSRNRVNFFTFGGNWSTTNTEAMRFGVFDLLQVTMMVALFALVLAMPIALGIAIFLSQYSPRRVVGPLAYIVDLLAAVPSIIYGVWGLFVLAPRLRPVATWLNQHLGGIFLFATGNASVSGGGTIFTAGIVLAVMILPIITAVTREVFMKTPQGHIEAALALGATRWEVVKTAILPFGRSGYFSGAMLGLGRALGETIALLIILRGTQAAFGWSLFDGGYTFATKIAATAYDFNNEYRAGAYIAAGLVLFLLTLVVNAMARAAVAGRTVR; from the coding sequence GTGGTCAAACGCAGTCGCGGCGACCGAATCTTTCGCGGCCTGGCGGAAAGCTCTGGCGCGCTGATCATCGTCTTGATCGCTGCGATCGGGCTGTTCCTGCTGATGCGTGCCATTCCCGCGCTGTCGCGCAACCGGGTCAACTTCTTCACCTTCGGCGGTAACTGGTCGACCACCAACACCGAGGCGATGCGCTTCGGGGTGTTCGACCTCCTTCAGGTGACGATGATGGTCGCGTTGTTCGCCCTGGTGCTGGCGATGCCAATCGCTTTGGGAATCGCCATCTTTCTGTCCCAGTACTCACCACGCAGAGTTGTCGGACCGCTGGCCTACATCGTCGATCTGCTCGCGGCGGTCCCGTCGATCATCTACGGGGTCTGGGGGCTTTTCGTGCTGGCTCCGCGGTTGCGGCCGGTCGCGACATGGCTCAACCAGCATCTGGGCGGGATCTTTCTGTTCGCGACGGGCAATGCGTCGGTATCCGGGGGCGGCACGATTTTCACCGCGGGAATCGTGCTGGCGGTGATGATCCTGCCGATCATCACCGCGGTGACCCGCGAAGTCTTCATGAAGACGCCGCAGGGTCACATCGAAGCCGCGCTGGCGCTCGGCGCCACCCGCTGGGAAGTGGTCAAGACCGCGATATTGCCGTTCGGGCGATCCGGCTACTTCAGCGGAGCCATGCTGGGCCTGGGCCGCGCGTTAGGCGAGACCATCGCGTTGCTCATAATCCTGCGCGGCACGCAGGCGGCGTTCGGTTGGTCGTTGTTCGACGGCGGCTACACCTTCGCCACCAAGATCGCCGCGACCGCCTACGACTTCAACAACGAGTACCGGGCCGGGGCGTATATCGCCGCCGGCCTGGTGCTGTTCCTGCTCACCCTGGTCGTCAACGCGATGGCGCGCGCCGCTGTCGCGGGCAGGACGGTTCGATGA
- the pstS gene encoding phosphate ABC transporter substrate-binding protein PstS, producing MKLHALCKALTFAVVAGGLTAGCGSDSNLRGLSAPSHPVNCDGRQDLTAEGSTAQQNAIALFNMDWSQLCPGKQLAYNPTGSGAGREQFIAKHVDFAGSDSPLSRDQIGPAAARCNGNPAWHLPLVFGPIAIVFHLDGVKQLVVNADVLAKIFSGVIASWDDPAIAKLNPGTSLPNTRISPIYRSDSSGTTDNFQKYLGAAAPNSWTRGAGSEFQGGVGEGAQKSSGIVQAVHSAPGAIGYVEKGFADQAGMPYARLNDGGGAVELTDDSARKAIDGATFARPGDDLELNLKSIYRTREAGAYPLVMATYEIVCSRGYQAATSAAVRSLLTVAADNAQEGLSGAGYVPLPDKFKKRLLTAIGAIR from the coding sequence GTGAAGCTCCACGCGCTGTGCAAAGCGCTGACGTTCGCCGTCGTCGCGGGCGGCTTGACCGCCGGCTGTGGCAGCGACAGCAACCTGCGTGGACTGTCGGCGCCGTCGCACCCGGTGAATTGCGACGGTAGGCAGGACCTGACCGCGGAAGGTTCGACCGCTCAGCAGAACGCCATCGCCCTGTTCAACATGGACTGGTCGCAGCTGTGTCCCGGAAAGCAGCTGGCATACAACCCGACCGGATCGGGCGCCGGACGCGAGCAGTTCATCGCCAAGCACGTCGACTTCGCCGGCTCGGACTCACCGCTCAGCCGCGACCAGATCGGGCCGGCCGCCGCCCGGTGCAACGGCAATCCCGCCTGGCACCTGCCGCTCGTATTCGGTCCGATCGCGATCGTGTTCCACCTCGACGGCGTCAAACAGCTCGTCGTCAACGCCGACGTGCTGGCCAAGATCTTCAGCGGCGTGATCGCCAGCTGGGACGACCCGGCGATCGCCAAACTCAACCCGGGCACGTCGCTGCCCAACACCAGAATTTCGCCGATCTATCGGTCGGATTCCTCGGGCACCACCGACAACTTTCAGAAATACCTCGGCGCGGCCGCCCCAAACAGCTGGACCCGCGGCGCCGGCAGCGAGTTCCAAGGCGGCGTCGGAGAGGGCGCACAGAAGTCGTCCGGGATCGTCCAAGCGGTGCACTCCGCGCCCGGTGCGATCGGCTACGTCGAGAAGGGCTTCGCCGACCAGGCTGGAATGCCGTACGCCAGGCTCAACGACGGCGGCGGCGCGGTCGAGCTCACCGACGACTCGGCTCGCAAGGCCATCGACGGCGCCACCTTCGCTCGGCCCGGCGACGACTTGGAACTGAATCTGAAGTCGATCTACCGCACTCGGGAAGCGGGTGCCTACCCGTTGGTGATGGCCACCTACGAGATTGTCTGCTCGAGGGGCTACCAGGCCGCGACCAGCGCCGCCGTCCGGTCGCTGCTGACGGTGGCCGCCGACAACGCCCAAGAGGGCCTGTCGGGCGCCGGCTACGTCCCGCTGCCGGACAAGTTCAAAAAGCGTCTGCTGACAGCGATCGGCGCAATACGGTGA
- the mshD gene encoding mycothiol synthase yields MTAPQWRTLLNADDQRQVREIIASATEFDGVAPVGEQVLRELAHDRTQHLVAVDDDGVRGYLNLSAGDESAMAELVVRPDARRRGIGSAMIHAALAKTDGTNRFWAHGTLEPAQATASALGLTTVRELMQMRRSLDEITEPTVPEGVLIRTYAGSDDDAELLRVNNSAFATHPEQGGWTEVELAERRAEPWFDPEGLFLAFSEQTGQLLGFHWTKVHLDQAGLGEVYVVGVDPAAQGGGLGGVLTAVGIAHLSRKLRGADHPTVMLYVESDNTAALRTYRRLGFSQYSVDTAYARR; encoded by the coding sequence GTGACGGCGCCGCAGTGGCGCACGCTGCTGAATGCCGATGACCAGCGGCAAGTCCGTGAAATCATCGCTTCCGCAACAGAATTCGACGGTGTGGCACCCGTCGGCGAACAGGTGCTGCGCGAGCTGGCGCACGACCGCACGCAACATCTGGTTGCCGTCGACGACGACGGCGTCCGAGGCTACCTGAACCTCTCCGCGGGAGACGAGTCCGCGATGGCCGAACTGGTGGTGCGCCCCGATGCGCGCCGGCGCGGAATCGGCTCGGCGATGATCCATGCCGCGCTGGCGAAAACCGATGGCACGAACCGATTCTGGGCGCACGGAACGCTGGAGCCGGCGCAAGCTACCGCGTCGGCACTGGGGTTGACGACGGTCCGGGAGTTAATGCAGATGCGTCGAAGTCTTGACGAGATCACCGAACCCACAGTGCCCGAGGGCGTGTTGATCCGGACCTACGCTGGCAGCGATGACGACGCAGAGTTGTTGCGCGTCAACAACTCTGCGTTCGCGACGCATCCGGAGCAGGGTGGCTGGACCGAGGTCGAACTAGCCGAGCGACGCGCCGAGCCGTGGTTCGACCCCGAGGGCCTGTTCCTGGCATTCAGTGAACAGACTGGTCAGCTCCTCGGCTTCCACTGGACGAAGGTGCACCTCGACCAGGCCGGCCTCGGCGAGGTCTACGTGGTGGGTGTCGATCCTGCGGCTCAAGGCGGTGGCCTGGGTGGCGTGCTGACCGCGGTCGGCATCGCGCATCTGTCGCGCAAGCTGCGTGGGGCTGATCATCCGACCGTGATGCTGTACGTCGAGTCGGACAACACCGCGGCGCTGCGTACTTACCGCCGTCTGGGGTTTTCGCAGTACAGCGTCGACACCGCGTACGCGCGGCGCTGA